Genomic window (Falco cherrug isolate bFalChe1 chromosome 4, bFalChe1.pri, whole genome shotgun sequence):
GTGAAGGGAAATTGGCCTTTTCACAGACCTGTCCCAACTTGCCTCAAGGACAAcagacagaagcaaagcagcTACCTGTCTCCTGACTCAAGTGGGGATGTTATTCAGAGACAGATTTCCACAGGCTCCTTCCCTGCATACAGCCTGACAAGAGCGCCACAGGGCCCAGCTGCCATGCGGGAGTTCTGCACTGGATGCACAGGGAAAGCTTATCCTTGCAGAAAACAACTTGCCACCAAGatgcacaggcagggctgcagccccgtTCCCATCCCTCACACCCGCTCCCTCTGCTCggcccctggggctgcctccctgccacaggcagcgGCCCCACGCACCCGCTCCGGTACCTCCCCGACGTGCGGGTCAGCCCTGAGCACGCGCAAATCCGGCAAATGCGGGCAGGGTAGCCCCGGCCCCGTGCTGCCGGCCAGCACCTGGCCGAGCCACGGCAGGTGCCCGCGGATGCGGTGACGGGCCCCGGGCACCCCGCCCGCTGCGGTCAGGGGGCTCCCACCCCGCCGAGTGCAGCCAGGCACCGaacccccgccccggcccctccCCGGCTCTGAGAACCGCAGCAGCCAAACGCGCCAGCCCGGCTCCCCCGGCGGGGCGCTGAGGCCGGGGCTCACGGGGCTGGGCGGGCGCAGCGCGGATCCGGCACCGGGGCAGAGTCAGCCCCGCACCCCGGAGCAGGACCTGGGGCTGCCGAGGCCCCTCCCCGGGACTGACGCGGGCGTCCGCCCGCTGCGGCTCCCCGCCACCGGCTGCGCGCTGCAGGAGCCCGGGGAGCTGCCGCAGGGCCCTCCCGCCGCGGCACCGCTCCGGGCCCCCACCCGGCCAGCTCCGCTCGCCGGCAcggcacctccccgggcacCGAGCGCACAGACCGCGGCGGAACTGGCAGCCCACGGGGATCCCCACAGCGGCGGCCGCAGGCCCCGGGTCGGCCTCAGGGGCGGGCGGCTCCGCGGGCCCGGCTGTCCCGCGCAGCTGAAGCACGGCCGGACCAGCCCAGGCCAGGCCGCAGCGCTTGAGCCGCGCCGCACACCCAGGCCTCAGCCCCCGGCTCCCGCCCTCGgcccggtcccggtcccggtcccggtcccggtcccaccccgccccggcccggcccacctcggcccggcccggcccggccccgctgccgcgCTCTGACCTACTTTCCCCTACCGGGACATAAACAATCCTCTCTTGGCACCGCCCCCCAGGAGCCCATTGGCTGTGTCCGCGCCACGCCCCGCCTCCGTTGGCTAAGCAACCTGTCGCTCACCgctgaaggaggagggagagggtaGTGCCTGAGGGGAGCGTACGTCAATCCTCGGGGAGCCGCGCCATTGGGCGGCCACTGCGGAGAGTGAGAGCGCGTCGCGGAGGGAAAGCGCTAAGCGTATTGGCTGGCTAAGGCAGAACTGGAGGATTGGGTTGGCTGAGAGGTGTTGGGGGGCGGGCTCCCGGTGAGTGCGCAGCTCGCGATTGGGGAAGGCGCTTGGCAGTCCTCGGGGGCGGGGCTACGACGCAGCGGAAAGCGGAAGCGAGCGGCACCGAGCGGCAGCATGGAGGAGGTGGCGCGGGGTGAGCAGCCGTGGGGCCGCAGCCGGGCGGTTCCTCTGGGGCCACCGGGCCGGCTCTAGCCTTCCGCGGGGCGGGGTGATCCCGGGGTTGACTAGGCCTGGCCGGGTGCCGTGCTGCTGCGGCCCGGCTCCGGGTGAGGGGAGCTCCGCGGTGCTTGGGCCGGGGCCCCGAGGCGGCAGGGCCTGGTTACCGTGGGATGGCGCCGGGCCTTGTTGGAGGCCCAggcctggctcctgctggcgGAAGCGCTGGGTCAACGGGGCCTGGCACGGGGCCGCCGGTGTCACCGGGCCGGTATCCCGGAAGCACCTCGCTGCGGGGCTCtgtctcccccctccccggctccccttcccccccccccccccccccaataccGGGGCCGAGCGCCGTTACCGTCGGTGGAGGTGCGGATGAGGTCCGCCATGGTGCGTGCGGGTTCCATGCCGCCGGTGCCGGTGTGtgccggggcggcgcgggggtgGGCCGGGCCTGGCGCCGTGAGTCAGCGGCCGGCGGTGACGGGGCGCCCGGGAACGCGGCCCCGGGCGGGTGGTGCCGTTTCCTCGGTCCGACCCTCCGCCGCCTGTGAGCCCCCGGGCTGGGGGGTTGGCCCGACTGCTCCCCGCTCTCGGCTCGGCGGGAGGCGGCAGCTGAGCCCGGAGCGGAGGCTGTGCAGCGCGGGGGCAGCGGTGGGAAGGCTGGAGCGGGACGCGGGGAGGCGGCCGGTGCGGCGAGGAGGAAGGAAACGCCAAGGGCCTGACCTCACCGACAGCCTCCCGGCCGTTCccgggagggctggggctggcgtGGGCGCGGTGTGACGAGCCCCTCTGGGTGTTTATTGCTTTGCTGCCCCATTGCCACTTGGGTCATCAGGGCAAAGCCTTTACTCCCGGCAGCCTTTACTGCCATGCTCGTATTGTCTCTTCTCTGATGGCAAAAGGGCTGTGGCACATCCAcctcttctctccttctccctcatGCTTAAAGCAGGCTTGTTGGAGAGTGACAGCCACCATCACCCTCAGCGGAGACCCATGTCCCTGCACTGACCGGTTAGGGGCTGCTGTCTTGCATCAGAACAGCCTCTGATGCCTTGTTGTTGTTCCTTCCAGAGAGAAGCAACCTGGCCGGGGTGCGGCACATCCTGCTGGTGCTCTCTGGGAAGGGCGGCGTGGGGAAGAGCACCATCTCCACCGAGCTGGCTCTGTCGCTGCGCCACTCTGGGAAGAAGGTGAGCAAGGGTCTGTGGCATCCTGAGCTCTGCTGTCGTCTTCCCGGCCTCCTGCTGGGCTGGGTTCTGCTCGTACTTGATGTATCTGTGTGTCCTGTGCAGGCAGCGTATGGATTCTGTGTGTGAAAACGCTGTTTGTGATAGCAGTTCAAGtgattcctttttctgtgtttgcttgaTTCAGCGCAGATAACTGCAGttcatttccctttcatttaAGAGACTAAAATCACCCAAGATCTGTTGTTGGTTTTAAAACTGAGGCACCGAGAAATTGACTGGTTTGTGGTGTAACACACGATCTCTTTGTGAAGTGGGTGAGTTGAAGGATAGCGTTATGATGGGACAAAAGGGGACTGCATGACAGGAGGCAGGCTGAATTCCCcgaggatttttttaaaggctctgTGCAGCCAATGCCACTTGGATACCACCAGGTGTCTGGTATAAAGATCTCCACAAAGTGCCTAGAAGTACCCAGGAGATGCTTCTCAGATGGAAGGAGACCACGAGGGCAATCACACTTTAAAGCAGTTGTTTGAAACTGCACTTCAAATCTGGCTGCTGAGCTATAGAGTTTGTTCTGCAAAGTGCTGCAAGCAGCCAGAATTTGTACGCTGCTTCCCGCCACCCAGGGAAGGAGCACGGCTCGGTGCTGCCACTGTGCTCGGCCCCATCTGAAGGGCTCTGCCTGGTCACCTGCAGGTGGGGATCCTGGACGTGGACCTGTGCGGCCCCAGCATACCCCGCATGTTCAGGGTGCAGGACAACAGCGTGCACCAGTGCGACAGTGGCTGGGTCCCAGTCTTTGTGGACCAAGACAAGAGCATCTCACTTATGTCCATTGGCTTCCTGCTGGAGAATCCAGATGATGCTGTGGTGTGGAGAGGACCCAAGAAAAATGGTACAGTTGGTTTTTGCTGTTGGTGGCCACCTTCCAGTGCTAGGAATCTTCTGTGAATCCCGTGGAGGTGGTTCTGGCTTCAGGTGGGGGCTGGGCTTTTCTAGGCAGGTCATGCCTTGGCGGAACAAGGCTCCTGTTCTGCAGGAGTGGGTTTCCCATCAGCTGCAATGGGGAGAGTGCAGCATGTGTTGTGCTGACAGATAGCCCTGCCATCTCTCCCTGGGCCCTTGTCACCCAAGGTGCCTCACAAGCCCTACCCCGCCTGGCCCATGGCTCCCAGGACATCTGCTGAAATCtactgtgtgttttctgtttttttctgcccctttttatttctgtagcatTGATCAAACAATTTGTTGCTGATGTGGCCTGGGGGGACCTGGACTTCCTTATTGTAGACACACCACCGGGCACATCCGATGAGCACATCTCCACAGTGGAGGCCTTGCGGCCCTACCAACTGCTTGGAGCAATCCTGGTCACAACGCCCCAGGtaaggcagctgcctggggctggagtTCCTGGGCATGCTTCTGCCTCTGAGCATGGCTTGGGGAGGAACGTGCACCCCAGGTGGCAGTTTGCACAGACCTGTCCGTGGCTGCTTGTTCTACACACCTGCCTCTCCTTTAATGCATACCTGCTCCAGACCCACAATTGGTCTGGACAGATGGACAGCCCtaacctgctgctctgccctgcaggcTGTATCTGTGGGAGATGTGAGGCGAGAGCTGACGTTCTGTAAGAAGATGAACTTACGAGTTCTTGGCATTGTGGAGAACATGAGTGGCTTCGTCTGCCCACACTGCTCGGTGGGTTTATTGTGACCTCTGTGCCATTGCAGGTTCTTGTTCGTGATGGGGCGTGTAGGATGCAGTGCCTTGGGTGGAAAATCAGCAGATTGTATGAGGATGAAGCTGTGAGTTGGGGAGatgagaagctgctggatgTCCTCCTTGGAAGAAGCCACTGGCTCTGCTTTCCTAAagagagctggggagggcaggggcaaAGGCAGTGCCCTGAGTCTGGATGGTGGAGGGGAGCTGGCTGTACTCACGTGCAGGCAGCACCTGCCCTGTCACACAGGGCTCTGGGGTTTATgacttgctgcttttgctcttcctccttcagGAGTGCACAAATATCTTTTCCAAAGGGGGAGGTGAGGAGCTGGCCAAGCATGGTGGAGTCCCATTCCTAGGTGAGTGGCCTCTTGAGCAGAGCTCTCTGGTTAGAAGTGATGTCTGTGGGAGTGCTTGAGCAGAGAAGTGCAGTGTCACAGGGGCAAGCAGGCTGGACTCCAGTCCCTGTGAGCCGCTGGCACCTGGTCAGACGTAAGGTGTCGttcttgctttgcttctctgccATCCAAACTGCTGAGAGTGGGCCTCTGGCCCCACTGGTGTAGAGGTGGTGATGATCAGCAGCCTGCTGTGGCTGCTAACATCGTGGTGACAGAGCAAGCAATCTGAAGCTGCTCAGGAGCCATCCTGAAATGTGCTGGAGGCTTCCTGAGAGATGGGGGGGTGGAGGCTGAACCCTGccctctgcacagagctggggtCAGGGGGAGAATGTCTCATGAAGCAGTGTGGTGTGGTGGGGTCTTAAACCCAGACAAAGCAGTTGCAGGTGGGAAGCAGCTTGCCAAGGGTGCTGTGAGGGTAGTGGTTGCTCTTTTCTAAAGCTTCTCCTGGAGCTGACTCTGGCAGGGTATTTCTTTAATCCTGATTCCAGGTCTTTGCCTTACGATGAGCAAGCAATCACTCTCCCTGTTCCTTCTTTCCCACAGGCTGTGTCCCCCTGGACCCCCAACTCAGCCAGAGCTTGGAAGAAGGCAGAGACTTCATCCAAGAGTTTCCCAAgagctctgccttccctgccctggCTCACATTGCCCAACAGATCTTGGATGGTACATCGCAGCAGAGCTCCTGAGGAGGAGGGTGTGGAGCTGGACTCTTGCTGGCTGAGGCCCTGGCCTGGCAGCACCACCGGCAGCCCATGCCGGCAGGGAAGGGGCGTTGTTTAACTATAAAACTGTCTCAGTGGGGGGTGATGGAGGGAGCGGGGAGTGCAGCATCAGTGCGCTCACGGCAATCCATGAAGTACTGCTCCATCCCCCTGGATCTGAAGAGACCCTGCATgggtgctcctgcctgcaccgCAGCAGCCTGCTTCTTGCCTTCTCAGCATGGCAGCGCTCTGCACAGATGGTACAGCTGTTCCAGCACCTTCCTCCCCTGCCAGCCACTGtgcaggtgcctggggagcTCTAGCTTCTATCCACAGCGTCTTGTGTGCTGCCGTACAGCAACAGGAGTAAACGCCATCAACTGTTCTTTCCTCAGTAAACCCAAACAGTACCAATCATTTGGGTTGTGGCTCcatgtgctgctgccttctACTGCCTTCCTTGCGTGATAGATTACATGGTACTTCATTCTGTGGCTCGAGTTTGTGCTGAATGCTCTGACGCAGACCCAAGCCAGGCCACCTTGCTGTGAAATCTCAGGTTGCTGGTTCCTGATGGGCTGATGAGGGCACAGTATGTGCTTCATGTGAGATGGTGTCCTTAGGAGATCTACCACCTGTCTGAGGCATCCCACCATGCTGGAAACAAGGTGTCTGGTCTGCTGAGGGCCGTTACTGTGActcaggaatatttttaaaggttcCAGGCAGTAAACACTTTTCTTAAAATCCAAGCCTGCGACATGTTTTTCCATGATTTCAGGCCTCATTGGAGCTGTGAGTCTTGGTATTATGAGTACTTCACATACATCTAGCTATTCCCTGCTTTTACCCGGTTTCCTTGCTGGGGTGCGGCTAAGTCTTTCCTCCTTCCATACCAGCTTCAAGATCCAGCCTGTCCCTTGTCTTGCTGAAAGCTGGCCCTGGCAGTCCTTTGCAGGATGCTCTGCTGTGGCTGTTCTCCACATCCCTGCCACACGTGGGGCCTCTCTGCGTCCCTGGATGGTTCCTGCATCATTGCTCAGTGTCCTGTTCCCCTGGACCTCTTTCCCTgaccccagagctgctgctcccatgGGACCTGCCCTGCTCTTGCAGGCTTGAGTTAAGCTGGGGAAGCAAATGAAGGTGGTGTCCTTGCATCTTATCTCCCAGCCTCCTGGACTctgagcccctcctgcctgtgTGCCCTCTCCACGCTTGGACTTGCCCTACCAGTGCTGTTTTGGGGAGATGAGGTAGGGGGAAATTGCAGATTTCCACTAAACAAACTGGATTATAGCTGGCAGCCATTACTtggaggagagcaggaggagcaTCCGTCTCTGCTCCTGTTGTGTCCACAGCAAGGACTCGCACCTGACCAGGTTTCCCACATGCAACTTGCCTGGAAAATTTTATCTGACCTTTGGTCACTTATCTGGGATTTGGAGAGCTGGGCAGCGACAGCGGAGCCTGACTGGGCTGTTGCTTCTGCAGGATGGCTGGGCACCGCTCGCTCCCTCCCTGGGCACATGCCACCCACCTGGGGCTTGCAGAAAACTTACTGTAAACTTCTCCAGCACCCTGGGGAGCCTGCGCTTCTCACCCTATGTCTGCAAGCCCCGAGGGGCTCAGATAAGAAACCCCGGCTGGGTGCGGCACatgctttggaaaaaacatACTTACAAGATGGGTTGCAATAGCTCCAAAGGTTTATTTGTCTGCTACGATTTATCAGGTAAGTGACGTGTGTGGCTTTCTGCACCCTGCCTACACCTGCTAGTGCAAGATTAAAGCAAGTCATCTGCCCCCTTCCCTAAACATATTGGTGAGCTCAGGGGGGCTTTTAGGATTTTTCAGCTGCTCAGTGGCAGGAGGACACTTTGCTTTGTCCCACTGAGGAGTCCTGGCCCCAGCAAGGATGCCCCTCACCGTGGGGAGGGCTCCAGGCTGGTGGTGCAGCTTTCCCCCATCCCAGAGGCTCAGAGGTACTCATGCTCCCAATGGGAGCTGGGAGCAACTGCGCCGACCCAGGGGCTGCTATTTAAATACTCTAGGACTGAAATAACTCAGTTTGAAGCCTGGGGAGCCGGTGCCCATCCAACATCACCCAGGCACGGTTCTCCTTGCTGCGGCAGCACCAAGATAGGCATCTGGAGGTGGTGGCAAAACTGGGCTGATCTAGGGTGGCCACAGAGCcagagctcctgctgctgccccagggggcctgggacaggccagggaggtggcaggCGAGGGTCCGTGGCCGGGGAGCGGCGTGTGCCCTGGTGGGGGCCAGCGCACCTCAGCAGTGAGCAAAGCTGTCCTCCGTGGTGTCGCGGAGGTCCAGGCCCGCCACAGCTGGGGGATGGAGGCAGGTGAGGTTGTTGTAGGTGTAGATGGGGACGTGGGCATCGTCCCCCTCGGCCACAGACTGCACGAAGCGGGGGACCAccacagggtgctgcagggagaagTCCCGCAAGCCCTTCAGGGAGCAGTTGCAATGCCAATTGTTGccccccagccacagctgctccagggcaAAGGAGGCACACAGAAAGTCCACCGAGAAGGTCTCCAGTGAGTTATTCCTCAGGCTGAGGTATCGCAGGTTGGCCAGGGGGGAGATGACAGTGTTGTCCAGTGTCTCCAGCTGGTTATGGGAGAGGTCGAGCCAGAAGAGTCTCTGAAGCGGGCTGAAGGTGTTCTGGGAGATATCCAGGAGCTGGttggaggagaggaagaggtaCTCCAGGTTGCTCAGACCCACAAAGAGCTGGGGTGAGAGGTGGCTCAGCCTGTTGTGCTTCAGGTCGAGCTCCAGAAGCTCATGCAGTTCACTGAAGCTTTGGTCTTCGATGACCGAGATGGCATTGTGCTGCAAGAAGAGCCGCCGCAGGCTGGAGAGGCTGGAGAAGGTATTTGCCCGGATCTTGCCAAGGCAGCTGTGCTCCAGGTGGAGGCTGTGCAGCTTGGTGACCCCCTTGAAGACGTGGTCGGGCAGGACCTTGATGCAGTTCACGGACAAGTGCATCACTGCCACATTGTACAGCCCCAGGAATGCCCCAACCCTGATGTCTTGTAGCTGGTTGTTGTTGAGGCTGAGGACCTCCAGCTGGCCCAGCCCATCAAAGGTCCTTTCCATCACACTCCGGATCCTGTTGTGCCCtagctgcagctcctccaggaACTGGAGGTCTTTGAAAGTCCTGGGCCTCAGGCTGGTGATGGAGTTGGTAGACAAGCGTAGGACGTGCAGGCTTAGGAGGCCCAGAAACGTGTCCTCAAATAGCAAGACGAGACGGTTGTGGGAGAGATCCAGCCACCGGAGAGACTTCATGCCCATGAAGGCACGGGGAGCGATGGCATTGATCTGGTTGTGGTTCAGGTacagcttctgcagcttctgcagcttGACAAAGGTATTGATCTTGATGCCCTTGAGCGCGTTCCCACTCAGGTCCAGCTCTTTCAGCTCAGTAAGGCTGCAGAAGAGCTGGTGCTGGAGATAGGGGAGCTTGTTCCCAGCCAGGATCAGCTCCCTCAAGTTGGGCAAATCATGGAAGACTTTGTCAGGCAGGACCACAAGCGAGTTCCAGCCCAGGTTCAGATACCAGAGGTTGGACAGCCCAGCAAACAGCCCTTCCTCCACCTTACTGAAGTAGTTGTTGTTGAGGCTGAGGGAGACAAGGTTCTGGGTGTGCAGGAAGGTGTGGGGAGCCAAGTGCTTGAGGCGGTTGCGTTCGAGGTGGAGGTGGTAGAGGCTCCGCAGCCCGTGGAAAGCGTGCTGCTCCACGGCGgccagctggctgctctgcaggtcCAGAAAGTCCAGGGCTGAGAGGTTCCTAAAAGCAGCGGCCGGCAGCAGGGTGAAATTATTGCCATCCAGCCAAAGGGCTTTGGCGTTGTGGGGCACGTCCTCGGGCAGGTGCGTCAGGTTGCGGGTGCTGCAGAAGACATTAAGCTCCTCACTGTAGTCGTCCAAGCTGCAGGCAcaagggctggggcagcgcggGGGGTCCGTGTCCCCCTGGTCCTTTGGGGTGTCCCCCTCGGggggctgggaagcagtggccagcagcagggccaaggggagcaggagggtgATACCGGCTGTGGGGTGCAGAGGAAGGGGGATGCTTTCAGTGTGGGACATGACTGCTCTAGGGAACCCCCCTGGGACACCCCCTGCTGGGTGCCTGTGCTgcgggggggggagtgggggggtcagtcccagcccactgcacacactgggcagctgcaggaggttTTGGGGGCTGGATCTGCCCTTGGGAGGGTGCAGTGCTGTCCCCCGCTGCTGCCACACACAGCTCAGACCCCTCAGGTGCATGGACCCCCAAAACTCCTCTCTTTAtatggcagcagcagcttctccctttCACGGGGAAAGgcccccaggcccttcccctcctccccccccagctgccgccccccccccccccaggtaaCTTGCTCTTCCTCAGAACCGAGTCGTTGGTGGTcgtccctgcagcccccgtCCAGGTCTGGGCTCTGCAAGCAccccaggcagcctgggggCTCCCCAAATATCTTATTAGCAAGGAATCAGGGAGAAAAACTAAGGGTGACTCGAGTGTGAATCCCCAGCAGAGTTTTAGCGTGTGTCCCCACACCGAGCCCCTGCCTTACCTTTGCCTGCGCTCAtggtggcaggcagggcagcgctCCCTCACCGCTCTCCGGCCCCTCTGCGCAGGGATGGATGGAGCAACCACCTTGACGCCCGTCCAGCCGCCCGCCCGGCCAGGCTTAaccccactgctgctggggcGG
Coding sequences:
- the NUBP2 gene encoding cytosolic Fe-S cluster assembly factor NUBP2 isoform X2, which gives rise to MEEVARERSNLAGVRHILLVLSGKGGVGKSTISTELALSLRHSGKKVGILDVDLCGPSIPRMFRVQDNSVHQCDSGWVPVFVDQDKSISLMSIGFLLENPDDAVVWRGPKKNALIKQFVADVAWGDLDFLIVDTPPGTSDEHISTVEALRPYQLLGAILVTTPQAVSVGDVRRELTFCKKMNLRVLGIVENMSGFVCPHCSECTNIFSKGGGEELAKHGGVPFLGCVPLDPQLSQSLEEGRDFIQEFPKSSAFPALAHIAQQILDGTSQQSS
- the NUBP2 gene encoding cytosolic Fe-S cluster assembly factor NUBP2 isoform X1 — its product is MAPGLVGGPGLAPAGGSAGSTGPGTGPPVSPGRYPGSTSLRGSVSPLPGSPSPPPPPPIPGPSAVTVGGGADEVRHERSNLAGVRHILLVLSGKGGVGKSTISTELALSLRHSGKKVGILDVDLCGPSIPRMFRVQDNSVHQCDSGWVPVFVDQDKSISLMSIGFLLENPDDAVVWRGPKKNALIKQFVADVAWGDLDFLIVDTPPGTSDEHISTVEALRPYQLLGAILVTTPQAVSVGDVRRELTFCKKMNLRVLGIVENMSGFVCPHCSECTNIFSKGGGEELAKHGGVPFLGCVPLDPQLSQSLEEGRDFIQEFPKSSAFPALAHIAQQILDGTSQQSS
- the IGFALS gene encoding insulin-like growth factor-binding protein complex acid labile subunit, which codes for MSAGKAGITLLLPLALLLATASQPPEGDTPKDQGDTDPPRCPSPCACSLDDYSEELNVFCSTRNLTHLPEDVPHNAKALWLDGNNFTLLPAAAFRNLSALDFLDLQSSQLAAVEQHAFHGLRSLYHLHLERNRLKHLAPHTFLHTQNLVSLSLNNNYFSKVEEGLFAGLSNLWYLNLGWNSLVVLPDKVFHDLPNLRELILAGNKLPYLQHQLFCSLTELKELDLSGNALKGIKINTFVKLQKLQKLYLNHNQINAIAPRAFMGMKSLRWLDLSHNRLVLLFEDTFLGLLSLHVLRLSTNSITSLRPRTFKDLQFLEELQLGHNRIRSVMERTFDGLGQLEVLSLNNNQLQDIRVGAFLGLYNVAVMHLSVNCIKVLPDHVFKGVTKLHSLHLEHSCLGKIRANTFSSLSSLRRLFLQHNAISVIEDQSFSELHELLELDLKHNRLSHLSPQLFVGLSNLEYLFLSSNQLLDISQNTFSPLQRLFWLDLSHNQLETLDNTVISPLANLRYLSLRNNSLETFSVDFLCASFALEQLWLGGNNWHCNCSLKGLRDFSLQHPVVVPRFVQSVAEGDDAHVPIYTYNNLTCLHPPAVAGLDLRDTTEDSFAHC